The Pyxidicoccus sp. MSG2 DNA segment CGTGCCCGCCTCGGAAGGTGCCGCGAGGTAGCCGATGCGCAGCCCCGGCGCGAGCAGCTTGGATACGCCGCCGATGAACCAGCCGGACTCCGGCACCAGCGTGCTCAGCGGGGGAGGGCACTTGTCGAGCAGCAGCCCGTAGGCGTCGTCCTCCACCACCGTGAGCCCGTGCTTGCGCACCACCGCGGCGATGCGGCGACGGCGCTCCTCGGACATCACCGTGCCCGTGGGGTTCTGGAGGTTGGGCACGCAGAAGAGGACCTTTGCGCCGGTGCGGCACGCGGCCTCCAGGGCGTCCGGCTTGAGGCCATGCTCGTCCAGGGCCACGCCGTGCAGCCGCAGGTGCAGCCGGCTCGCGAGCACCTTCAGGCCCGGGTACGTGAGGGCCTCCGCGAGCACCGTGTCCCCCGGGCGCGTGAGGGCCGTGAGCGCCACCTCCATGGCGTGCTGTCCTCCCGAGCACACCACCACCTGCTCCGGGGACACCTCCAGGCCGAAGCGGGACAGCCACTTCGCGCCGGCCTCACGGTGCGCGAGCAGCCCCGCGTGGGGCTGGTAGTCGAGCAGCTCGGACAGGCGCGGGGAGCGCTGCAGGGCGTCCAGTGTCTTGCGCAGCGCGGTGCCCGCCGGGTCTCCCGGAGGCGTCGCCGGCCAGTTGAGGCCCAGCTCCACCAGCGCGTCGTCTCCTGTGTCCGGTGCCGGAGTGGGGAGGTGGCGGGGCGCGTCCCGGTGGCGCACGAAGGTGCCCCGGCCTACCTCGCCGCCGATGAGTCCCCGGCGCTCGGCCTCCGCGTAGGCGCGGGTCACCGTGCCCACCGTCACGCCGACCTTCTCCGCCAGCTCGCGGTGCGTGGGCAGGCGCGTACCCGGTGCGAGCCGTCCC contains these protein-coding regions:
- a CDS encoding PLP-dependent aminotransferase family protein, whose protein sequence is MTSWTPQLRGRDGPLYRVIADALAADIDEGRLAPGTRLPTHRELAEKVGVTVGTVTRAYAEAERRGLIGGEVGRGTFVRHRDAPRHLPTPAPDTGDDALVELGLNWPATPPGDPAGTALRKTLDALQRSPRLSELLDYQPHAGLLAHREAGAKWLSRFGLEVSPEQVVVCSGGQHAMEVALTALTRPGDTVLAEALTYPGLKVLASRLHLRLHGVALDEHGLKPDALEAACRTGAKVLFCVPNLQNPTGTVMSEERRRRIAAVVRKHGLTVVEDDAYGLLLDKCPPPLSTLVPESGWFIGGVSKLLAPGLRIGYLAAPSEAGTERLAEEAALAVRMTPPLMAEVAARWVNDGTADELVVRRRREAQERLELAREVLGDLLPKAPRAPTYHLWLKLPAGWRAESFTAQARRRGVSVTPAEVFTVGPATAPAAVRVCLGAPRTRASLEKGLRRLRETLEGGPEPLASIV